The Streptomyces sp. NBC_01298 genome contains the following window.
GCCGAACCCGCCCCGTCGGCCCGGGGCACCGCGAAGACCGTCTGGTACGCCGACAGCGGCTGGTCCCGCTCCGTGTAGGCGTACCGGATCGGCCGCCCGTACGAGCCCAGCAGCGCCGGCACCTCCTCCGGACGCCCCCCGGGCGGTGCCGGCCGCGCCCACCACAGCCGGTCCGCCCTCGGAACCAGCGGCTCCTCCAGTACGAGGCGCCACCCGCCCGGCAGCTCCACGACGCCCCCGGCGGGCCCGCCGGCCCGGGGCACGGTCGTCCCCCGTGCGAACCGGTCCCGGCCGCGCAGCTCCACCGCCCAGCGGCCGTCGTTCCCGTGCGTGGAGAAGTGCACGACGAGCTCCTCGCCGCCGAGCCGCCCGTCGACGGCGGCCGCCAGCGTCACCGAGGTGTTCACCACCAGCACGTCCCCGGCGCGCAGCAGCCCCGGCAGCTCCCGGAAGGCGCGCAGGGACACCTCGGAGGCGCCCTGCGAGACCAGCAGCCGCACCGAGTCCCGCCCCCGGCCCGGCCCCCGCTGCTCGGCGGGAACCCGGGCCGCAAGACCCGGCGAAATGTCCCTTATATACAGTCCCTTTTCCCGTAGCCCTTGCTCCCCGCTCACCGCTCCACCCCGTCCGCCTTGTCCGCCCCGGCTGCCGCGGAGGCGCCGTCGGCGTGGCCTTCCGCCCCGGCGTGGCCCTCCACGCCGTCGCGCCGCCCCCGCGACCCGGCGAGCTCCTCGGCCGTGTACCGCCCGCTGGGCGCGGGTGCCGTCAGCAGGGTCAGCAGCACCGGAGCCACCTCCTGCGGAGTCGGCAGCCCCGTCAGGTCCTCCCCGGGCTCGGCCGCCGCCATCATCCGCGTCCGCATCGAGCCGGGGTCCGCCCACCACACGCGCAGCCCCGGCTCCTCCACCGCCAGGACCGCCGACATCAGGTCCCCCGCCGCCTTGGTCGCCCCGTAGCCGCCCCAGGTCCGGTAAGGCACCACCGCCGCGTCCGAGCTGATGTTCAGCACCGCCCCGGCGGCCGACGCCCGCAGCAGCGGCAGCGCCTCCTGGACCAGCCCCAGCGGTCCCACCACGTTCACCTCGAACGCCTCGCGCAGCCCCTCCAGCGGGTGCACCGCCAGCGGCACCAGCGGCTCCGCGCCCAGCACGCCCGCGTTGTTCACCAGCAGGTCCAGCCCGCCCAGCGCCCGCGCCGCCGCCACCAGCTCCGCCCGGTGCGCCCCCGAGGACACGTCCCCGGCCACCACCGAGACCCGCGCCCCCGCGGCCCGCAGGGCCTCCCCGGCCTCCGCGAGCGGGCCCGCGCCCCGTGCGCTCAGCACCAGGTCCCAGCCCCGGGCCGCCAGCTCCCCGGCCACCGCCCGCCCCAGCCCCCTCGACGCCCCCGTCACCATCGCCACAGACATGACCGCACCCTCGCCTTCCGAACCGCCCGGCAGATGCCCCCAACGTAGGAACCCGGCCACCCCCGCCGCCTCGGCCACGGGCCACCCCCCTTCAGGTCCCTTCGGCCTAGGCCGAGCCCTAGGCCGAGCCCTAGGCCACGACCCCGCCGGGCCTACGCCCAGGGCCCGATCCGCCCGGCCGGCGCCGCGAGTACGGTGAGGCCATGAACTCGCGCGAGGCCATGCACTGCGGACCCCGAGGCCCCCGCGGGGGCGGCCTGGCCGCCGTGAGCACCGCACTGCTCGCCATGAGCCGCCGGCTGGAGGTCCGCGACGTGCTGCGCACGATCGTCGCCTCGGCCCGCGAACTGCTCGACGCCGAGTACGCGGCGCTGGGAGTCCCGGACGACCACGGCGGCTTCGCCCAGTTCGTCGTGGACGGCATCAGCGAGGAGCAGTGGCGCGCGATCGGCCCGCTGCCCCGCCAGCACGGCATCCTCGCCGCGATGCTGCACGAGGACGGCCCCGAGCGGCTGGCCGACGTGCGCGAGGACCCGCGCTTCGAGGGCTGGCCCTCCGCCCACCCCGACATGTCCGACTTCCTGGGCATGCCCATCCGGGACGGCGAGGAGACCCTCGGCGCGCTCTTCCTCGCGAACAAGCGAAGCGCCCCGGGCAGCGGACGCGGCTTCACCGACGCGGACGAGGAGCTCCTCTCCCTGCTCGCCCAGCACGCGGCGATCGCCCTCACCAACGCCCGCCTCTACGAGCGCAGCCGCGAGCTGACCATCGCCGAGGAGCGCTCCCGCCTGGCCCACGAGCTGCACGACGCGGTCAGCCAGAAGCTCTTCTCCCTCCGTCTCACCGCCCAGGCCGCCGCCGCCCTGGTGGACCGCGACCCGGCCCGTGCCAAGGACGAGCTCCAGCAGGTCGCCCTCCTCGCGGCCGAGGCCGCCGACGAACTGCGCGAGGCCGTCACCGAGCTCCGCCCCGCCGCCCTGGACGAGGACGGCCTGATCGCGACCCTCCGCAACCAGGTCCGGGTCCTGGACCGGGCCCACACCGCGCACGTCACCTTCACCTGCGACGGCGTACGGGCCCTGCCCGCGGCCCAGGAGGAGGCGGTCCTGCGCGTGGCCCAGGAGGCCCTGCACAACGCCCTGCGCCACTCGGCGGGCGAGCGGATCGAGGTCACCCTGACCCGCCGCGAGACCGGAGGGGCCCTGCTCCGGGTGACCGACGACGGTTCCGGCTTCTCCCCTCCCACCGTCCGCCGGGCGGGCCGGCACCTCGGCCTGGTCTCCATGCGGGACCGGGCCGCCGGAGTCGGCGGCCGGCTCACCGTACGGTCCGAGCCCGGCACCGGCACCACGATCGAACTGGAGGTACCCGGTGGCTGAGCGAGGCATCAAAGTACTGCTCGTGGACGACCACCAGGTGGTCCGTCGGGGACTGCGCACCTTCCTGGAGGTCCAGGACGACATCGAGGTGGTCGGCGAGGCCGCCGACGGCGACGAGGGCGTCGACCGAGCCGAGGAACTGCGCCCCGACGTCATCCTCATGGACATCAAGATGCCGGGCACCGACGGCATCGAGGCCCTGCGCAGGCTGCGTACGCTGGCGAACCCGGCGCGCGTGCTCATCGTCACCAGCTTCACCGAGCAGCGCACGGTGGTCCCGGCCCTGCGCGCGGGCGCGGCCGGCTACGTGT
Protein-coding sequences here:
- a CDS encoding S-adenosylmethionine:tRNA ribosyltransferase-isomerase — translated: MSGEQGLREKGLYIRDISPGLAARVPAEQRGPGRGRDSVRLLVSQGASEVSLRAFRELPGLLRAGDVLVVNTSVTLAAAVDGRLGGEELVVHFSTHGNDGRWAVELRGRDRFARGTTVPRAGGPAGGVVELPGGWRLVLEEPLVPRADRLWWARPAPPGGRPEEVPALLGSYGRPIRYAYTERDQPLSAYQTVFAVPRADGAGSAEMPSAGRPFTAELVAELVRRGVLLAPLTLHTGVASQEAHEPPYPERYEVPAVTARLVNAAKAAGGRVIGVGTTAVRALESAAGGDGVVRAAGGWTGLVVTPERGVRVVDGLLTGLHEPEASHLLMLEAVAGREAVLRGYASAVANLCLWHEFGDVHLLLKDENGH
- a CDS encoding SDR family NAD(P)-dependent oxidoreductase, which gives rise to MSVAMVTGASRGLGRAVAGELAARGWDLVLSARGAGPLAEAGEALRAAGARVSVVAGDVSSGAHRAELVAAARALGGLDLLVNNAGVLGAEPLVPLAVHPLEGLREAFEVNVVGPLGLVQEALPLLRASAAGAVLNISSDAAVVPYRTWGGYGATKAAGDLMSAVLAVEEPGLRVWWADPGSMRTRMMAAAEPGEDLTGLPTPQEVAPVLLTLLTAPAPSGRYTAEELAGSRGRRDGVEGHAGAEGHADGASAAAGADKADGVER
- a CDS encoding GAF domain-containing sensor histidine kinase translates to MHCGPRGPRGGGLAAVSTALLAMSRRLEVRDVLRTIVASARELLDAEYAALGVPDDHGGFAQFVVDGISEEQWRAIGPLPRQHGILAAMLHEDGPERLADVREDPRFEGWPSAHPDMSDFLGMPIRDGEETLGALFLANKRSAPGSGRGFTDADEELLSLLAQHAAIALTNARLYERSRELTIAEERSRLAHELHDAVSQKLFSLRLTAQAAAALVDRDPARAKDELQQVALLAAEAADELREAVTELRPAALDEDGLIATLRNQVRVLDRAHTAHVTFTCDGVRALPAAQEEAVLRVAQEALHNALRHSAGERIEVTLTRRETGGALLRVTDDGSGFSPPTVRRAGRHLGLVSMRDRAAGVGGRLTVRSEPGTGTTIELEVPGG